Part of the Cystobacter fuscus DSM 2262 genome is shown below.
CGGCTCCTGCCCTCTCCCTCCACATCGCCCCCATTCCGCCTGTACGCTTCCTGAGCCTGCCAGAATGACGCGTGAGGAGCCGTGGGAACAGACTCGCCAGGAGGAGGGAGCTGAGGTGGCGGAGGCGCCGTACCGCTTGAGGCGCGGCGGCTCTCCACAGGCGGCGGGAAAGCACTGTAGGCGCCCGGGGTGGGCCTTGCCTGGGCGATGGAAACGAGGGTACAAGCACGGGGCATGACGTTTCGAGTAGGAGTCTGCGGAATGACCTCTCGTGTCATAGGGCTCGGCGTGCTGGTCGCCACGGTGGTTCATGCCCAGGCAGTGGCTCCAGCGCCACCTCCAGCTCCGTCCATGCCAGTGCCTGTTCCCCGGTACGTCCCCAAGGGAGCGGGGGCACCCAGGGTAGGACAGCCGGGCGAGCAGAGCGCGCCCATCGACCGCTCGCCGAATACGCGAGTGCTTCCTCCGACAAGCGAGCTTGGACTCTAGGCCGCGGATGAGCCGAAAGCGGTCAAGAAGCCTGTGCCGGCGTCCCCGCCAGACATTGACGAGCTACTGGCTGCTCGGCCGAGTCCTAGCGCTCCTGAACTGCTGAGCTGTCGTCAGCGAGTCCTGCGCGCCTCCAAGAGTTCCGGCCAGGAGGAGACTCGACACAACCTTCCTCGTACGCCCCGGGAGTGCGTCACTGCGCGCCTCCTTCTTCACTGTGCGAATCTGGAGTTGATTGAGTTTATTCGCCAAGCCATGCACACTCCCAGGCTTGGAGGTATTGACCCAATTCCGGCGCGACGCGCTGAGGTTGACGCCGTGTTTTACTGGCAGTTCAGGCTGTGCGAGCCATTTCGGAGTTTGCCGCAAATTGAGCTGCTTTATAGCGACATAGTTTCCGCGCTGGACAAGCAATTCAAAGGGGAGAAATGAAAACCACAGAAAGCGTGTTGTGGTTGTTTGATAAAGTGAATGATATCCGCGTTGCGGCGTCCCGAGATGCCGAAAAATTGGATGCCCTTTCCAAAGATCCTGCGCTCGAACGCGAGGCCTTGGAGAAATTTCCTGACGAGCCGATGCTCTACCAGCAACTACAAGCCTTACTGGAGACCGACCGGATTCTGGCGAGACAAGGGGTCTTTTTGACTCCGCGGTCCTTTTGGGAGGAGATTTAATATTGCAGTTCCTTCTGGTGGCTAGAACCAGCATGGCTCCCGAACTGCTGAGCTGTCGTCAGCGAGTCTTGCGCGCCTCCAAGAGTTCCGGCCAGGAGGAGACTCGACGCAACCTCCCACGACCCCCAGGGAGTGTCTCGCGTCCCAGAACACTGTTTTGGGGCCCCCTTTCCACCTGCGGCGTCCTGGTGTGCTCGGACCGTTGTCGGGCGTGAATTGCTCCACGACGGTGATGGCGTGTCCCTCACGAGCGAGGAACCGTGCCACCGCACCGACCACTCCGCCCGACGGCGATCCGTGCCCTACCGGGCATACTGCCCTAGCCCGCAGCCTCGCTGGGAGGGGGGGCGGAGAGCCGAGAAGAAGGAGCAGGCGTCCCGGCGCGCTCAGCGACAGCCCTGGTTGCGGAACACCTGGAGCACGTCCCCGTGGAAGGAGGCGGTGAACAGGTTCAGCGCCCCATCCCCATCCACGTCCGCCACGGTCAGCGAGCCCGGGCTGTCGAGGACGCCGTGGTTCGTCGGCCGCTCGAAGGTGCCGTCCCCCCGCCCGGCGAGGATGCTCACGAAGTCGCTGGTCCGCGTCGCCGCGAGGATGTCCAGCCGACCATCCCCGTTCAGGTCCGCCAGCGCCAACTCGAAGGCCGTCGCCCCGAGGGCCTGGACCGCCGCCCCTGGAACCCGCTCGCCGAGCCCAGGAGTACCTGGACGCCGCCCGAGAGGGCCCGAGAGGGTGTCAAAGAACTTGAGCGACGCAACCTGGCACCACCCGCGGCGGGAAGGCGAACCGAGGGAAATGAGCCAAAAAATCCCCCCGTCTCCACCGAGCCGCTGCCTCGCGGAACACCGCGACGAAGGCACGGTACTGCTCACGCAGTTCTCTCAGCGCCTGTCGCGTGGAGGCATGCCCCAGTGGCCGCGGGCTGCGTTTGAGTCGCTCAGGCCGGGTATGCGGGTGCTGAGCCTGCACGGCCTGAGCCCCCAGGGCGGGCTTGCCTCGCGCACGCGCTTCGGCTTCCACCTCCTGGAGCAATTCCCGCACCGCACCCTGCCTCTCTTCTTCACTCTTCCCCACCCAACACGGCAGCGGCGCTACCTCCAACGCCACCGGCTCGGCCCACTGCTCGGCGAACCGCCCCTCCCCCTCCGCCCTGCTCCCACTGCCGCGTTTGCTCCAGCGCTTCGTCCAGTTGAACCAATGGAAGAGCCGCCGCGCCGCTCCCAGCAACTGCGGCAGGCACGTGAGGCCCGGCCACTGGGCGCACTTCTCCACCAATCCTTCCTTCACCCCGTGGGCGAGCACGTAGCGCAGCCGGCCCACCAGCGCCGTGTCGTCCAGCACCGGCTCCGCCGAGTAGCGCCGCTCCCAGAAGCCTCCACTCCAGTCCACCAACCGCCCCACCTTCTTGGAGAGATTGGCGCGCAGGTACTGCATGAAGGAGGCGAGGGACGCACCACGAGCCCACACCAGCAGGTGGAAGTGATTGGAGGCGAAGGTGAAAGCGTGTAGCCGCACGCCGCCCGCACTGTGTTGCACCGCTTTGGCCAACACGCCTCCCACCACCTCGTTCACCTCCAGGCTGGGGCGCAGCAGCATTCGCCCCTGGAAACACCTG
Proteins encoded:
- a CDS encoding transposase, whose product is MLLRPSLEVNEVVGGVLAKAVQHSAGGVRLHAFTFASNHFHLLVWARGASLASFMQYLRANLSKKVGRLVDWSGGFWERRYSAEPVLDDTALVGRLRYVLAHGVKEGLVEKCAQWPGLTCLPQLLGAARRLFHWFNWTKRWSKRGSGSRAEGEGRFAEQWAEPVALEVAPLPCWVGKSEEERQGAVRELLQEVEAEARARGKPALGAQAVQAQHPHTRPERLKRSPRPLGHASTRQALRELREQYRAFVAVFREAAARWRRGDFLAHFPRFAFPPRVVPGCVAQVL
- a CDS encoding FG-GAP repeat domain-containing protein, whose amino-acid sequence is MALADLNGDGRLDILAATRTSDFVSILAGRGDGTFERPTNHGVLDSPGSLTVADVDGDGALNLFTASFHGDVLQVFRNQGCR